In Geminicoccaceae bacterium, a single window of DNA contains:
- a CDS encoding methionyl-tRNA formyltransferase, producing MRIAFMGTSAFAVPALDALARSKVEVVAVYTQPPRRAGRGKKHRPSPVHEAAIRHGLPVETPLSFRDEDALRTFAGLGLDVAVVASYGLLLPRAVLDAPRLGCINIHASTLPRWRGAAPIQRAILAGDRETGVDLFQMEEGLDTGPVLLRRKLLICEDDTSQSLHDRLAELGASMIPDLVEGLESGSLRPVQQPSEGAIYARKLVKEEADIDFSRPAVEIERMIRAFDPWPGAWCRFNEQRLRIHKARVIDGKGSPGEVIALPLTIACGEGALEILEIQREGRRSMTADELQRGFAIPPESRVG from the coding sequence CTGCGCATCGCCTTCATGGGTACGAGTGCCTTTGCCGTGCCCGCGCTGGATGCCCTGGCGCGCTCGAAGGTCGAGGTCGTTGCCGTCTACACCCAGCCGCCGCGACGTGCGGGACGTGGCAAGAAGCATCGGCCATCGCCCGTCCACGAGGCCGCGATCCGTCACGGATTGCCCGTGGAAACACCGCTGAGCTTCAGGGACGAGGATGCCCTCAGGACGTTTGCCGGCCTCGGCCTCGATGTGGCGGTGGTGGCATCCTACGGCCTGCTGCTGCCACGTGCCGTGCTTGATGCTCCACGACTGGGGTGTATCAACATTCATGCATCAACCCTGCCCCGCTGGCGGGGGGCGGCACCGATCCAGCGGGCCATTCTCGCCGGAGACAGGGAAACAGGCGTGGATCTTTTCCAGATGGAAGAAGGTCTCGATACCGGCCCTGTCCTCCTGCGGCGAAAACTTCTCATCTGCGAGGATGACACCAGCCAGAGCCTGCATGACCGGCTGGCCGAACTGGGAGCCTCGATGATCCCCGACCTGGTCGAGGGACTCGAAAGCGGCTCGCTCCGGCCGGTGCAGCAACCATCCGAAGGCGCCATCTACGCGCGCAAGCTGGTCAAGGAGGAGGCCGATATCGACTTCAGCCGGCCGGCCGTCGAAATCGAGCGCATGATCCGCGCCTTCGACCCGTGGCCCGGCGCATGGTGCCGGTTCAACGAACAGCGCCTGCGCATTCACAAGGCACGGGTCATCGACGGCAAGGGCTCTCCGGGCGAGGTCATCGCCCTGCCGCTGACGATCGCCTGCGGCGAGGGAGCGCTGGAAATCCTGGAGATACAGCGCGAGGGACGCAGATCCATGACGGCCGACGAACTGCAACGCGGCTTCGCCATCCCGCCCGAGAGCAGGGTCGGCTGA
- the truA gene encoding tRNA pseudouridine(38-40) synthase TruA, translating to MPRYRLVLEFDGGPFVGWQRQENGPSVQAAVERAIGAMLNETVTVFAAGRTDAGVHALAMPVHFDLDRDVAPEKLMAGINHHLRPDPVAVLDARRTDDDFHARFSAVSRSYVYRILNRRPTPAIERGRVWHVARRLSTERMQEASQALLGKHDFTSFRSSECQASSPVKMLNRVHVERFGDEIHFKLEAPSFLHHQVRNIVGSLKLIGEGSRPVSFIDDALKARDRSQAGPTAPAQGLYFVRADYPASNW from the coding sequence ATGCCACGCTACCGCCTCGTCCTCGAATTCGACGGCGGCCCGTTCGTCGGCTGGCAGCGTCAGGAGAACGGGCCATCGGTCCAGGCCGCCGTCGAGCGCGCGATCGGGGCCATGCTGAACGAGACCGTCACCGTCTTCGCCGCCGGCCGCACGGACGCCGGAGTGCACGCCCTGGCCATGCCCGTTCACTTCGATCTCGACCGCGACGTGGCTCCGGAGAAGCTTATGGCAGGGATCAACCACCACCTGCGTCCCGATCCTGTCGCGGTGCTCGATGCCCGGCGGACGGACGACGACTTCCACGCCCGCTTTTCCGCCGTCTCGCGAAGCTATGTCTACCGCATCCTCAATCGCCGCCCGACCCCCGCGATCGAGCGTGGCCGGGTCTGGCACGTGGCCCGCAGGCTCAGCACCGAACGCATGCAGGAAGCCTCGCAGGCGCTGCTCGGCAAACATGACTTCACCAGCTTCCGCAGCTCCGAATGTCAGGCGTCGTCACCCGTAAAGATGCTGAATCGCGTCCATGTGGAGCGCTTTGGCGACGAGATCCACTTCAAGCTCGAAGCTCCGAGCTTTCTGCACCATCAGGTGCGCAACATCGTCGGCAGCCTGAAGCTGATCGGCGAAGGAAGCCGTCCCGTCAGCTTCATTGATGACGCACTCAAGGCCCGCGACCGCAGCCAGGCAGGCCCGACCGCCCCGGCGCAGGGCCTCTACTTCGTGCGCGCCGATTATCCCGCCAGCAACTGGTGA
- the dapE gene encoding succinyl-diaminopimelate desuccinylase — translation MTVPNGGSGREECQALIDLEDPVALTQALVRCPSVTPEDGGAQRLLASWLERLGFVVHRLRFGGDGTAPVENLFARIGDGGPHLAFAGHTDVVPPGDASSWHVDPFAATIEGDELIGRGAADMKSGIACFVAALARHRTRHGEMPGSISLIITGDEEGPAVNGTVKVLEWAHDQGHRFDGCIVGEPTSQQAVGDMVKIGRRGSLTVTVTALGRQGHVAYPHRAENAAHAVVRLLERLTREPLDQGNAHFDPSTLQVTTIDIGNPASNVVPGEAKAVFNIRYNDMHSRDSLETWVRNSASAAGGRFDIDFSESARPFVTTPGAFVDTVVASIGAVTGLTPELSTSGGTSDARFICHYSPVVELGIVGSTMHQSDERVALADIEKLTLVYADLIPRFFATDDRSA, via the coding sequence ATGACCGTTCCGAATGGCGGGTCCGGTCGGGAGGAGTGCCAGGCCTTGATCGATCTCGAAGATCCGGTAGCGCTCACGCAGGCGCTGGTCCGCTGTCCCTCGGTGACGCCGGAGGACGGCGGTGCGCAGCGGCTCCTTGCCTCATGGCTCGAACGCCTGGGGTTCGTCGTCCATCGCCTCCGCTTTGGTGGGGACGGCACCGCCCCGGTGGAAAACCTGTTCGCCCGCATCGGCGATGGCGGTCCGCATCTGGCTTTTGCCGGTCATACCGACGTGGTTCCGCCGGGCGATGCGTCGAGCTGGCATGTCGATCCGTTCGCCGCGACGATCGAGGGCGACGAGCTGATCGGCCGGGGGGCGGCCGACATGAAGAGCGGCATTGCCTGCTTCGTTGCCGCACTGGCCCGCCACAGGACGCGGCATGGCGAGATGCCGGGGTCGATCAGCCTCATCATCACCGGCGATGAGGAGGGACCGGCCGTCAATGGCACCGTGAAGGTGCTCGAATGGGCGCATGACCAGGGCCACCGCTTCGACGGCTGCATCGTCGGCGAGCCGACCTCGCAGCAGGCCGTGGGGGACATGGTCAAGATCGGGCGGCGTGGCTCGCTTACCGTCACGGTCACAGCACTGGGCCGCCAGGGGCATGTCGCCTATCCGCATCGTGCCGAGAACGCGGCTCATGCGGTCGTCCGGCTGCTCGAACGGCTGACGCGCGAGCCGCTGGATCAGGGCAACGCCCATTTCGATCCGTCGACGCTGCAGGTGACGACCATCGACATCGGCAATCCCGCCAGCAATGTCGTACCCGGCGAGGCGAAGGCGGTTTTCAACATCCGCTACAACGACATGCACAGCCGTGACAGCCTTGAGACATGGGTGCGCAACAGCGCGTCGGCGGCTGGCGGGCGTTTCGATATCGACTTCAGCGAAAGTGCCAGGCCGTTCGTCACCACGCCCGGAGCCTTCGTCGATACCGTCGTCGCCAGCATCGGGGCCGTTACCGGACTCACGCCCGAACTCAGCACGTCGGGAGGGACATCCGATGCGCGTTTCATTTGCCATTATTCCCCGGTGGTGGAACTTGGCATCGTCGGCAGCACGATGCACCAGAGTGACGAGCGTGTCGCGCTTGCCGATATCGAAAAGCTCACCCTGGTCTATGCGGATCTCATCCCGCGATTTTTTGCGACAGACGATCGTTCGGCATGA
- the dapD gene encoding 2,3,4,5-tetrahydropyridine-2,6-dicarboxylate N-succinyltransferase, with protein sequence MDTASLQGIIERAFDGRDGVSPATTGEIRDAVEHALEALDRGEARVAEKGPHGWVVNEWLKKAVLLSFRLNDMTMIGGGPGGGSWWDKVPSKFDGWDDDRFRAAGFRAVPNCVVRHSAHIAPGVVLMPSFVNLGAYVDTGTMVDTWATVGSCAQIGRNCHLSGGVGIGGVLEPLQAGPTIIEDNCFIGARSEVVEGVIVEEGSVLGMGVYIGQSTRIVDRATGEIHMGRVPAYSVVVSGTMPGKPLPDGTPGPGLYCAVIVKRVDERTRSKTSINDLLRD encoded by the coding sequence CACGGCTTCACTGCAGGGTATCATCGAAAGGGCGTTCGACGGGCGCGACGGCGTCAGCCCCGCGACCACCGGCGAGATCCGCGATGCCGTCGAACATGCGCTTGAAGCGCTGGACAGGGGCGAGGCCCGCGTCGCCGAGAAGGGACCGCACGGCTGGGTCGTCAACGAGTGGCTGAAGAAGGCCGTCCTGCTGTCCTTCCGCCTCAACGACATGACCATGATCGGCGGCGGCCCCGGCGGCGGTTCGTGGTGGGACAAGGTACCATCGAAATTCGACGGCTGGGACGACGACAGGTTCCGCGCCGCCGGCTTCCGGGCGGTGCCCAACTGCGTGGTCCGCCATTCCGCCCACATCGCTCCCGGCGTCGTGCTCATGCCCTCCTTCGTCAATCTCGGTGCCTATGTCGATACGGGAACCATGGTCGACACCTGGGCCACGGTCGGCTCCTGTGCACAGATCGGCAGGAACTGCCACCTGTCCGGCGGTGTCGGCATCGGCGGCGTGCTGGAGCCGTTGCAGGCCGGCCCGACCATCATCGAGGACAACTGCTTCATCGGCGCGCGCAGCGAGGTCGTCGAAGGCGTGATCGTCGAGGAAGGCTCCGTGCTCGGCATGGGCGTGTATATCGGCCAGTCGACCAGGATCGTCGACCGTGCCACCGGCGAGATCCACATGGGCCGCGTGCCGGCCTATTCGGTGGTGGTCTCGGGAACCATGCCCGGCAAGCCGCTGCCCGACGGTACTCCGGGACCCGGCCTCTACTGCGCGGTGATCGTCAAGCGGGTCGACGAGCGCACCCGCTCCAAGACCTCGATCAACGATCTCCTGCGGGACTGA